The following proteins are encoded in a genomic region of Thermococcus henrietii:
- a CDS encoding L-aspartate oxidase, with amino-acid sequence MKIGIVGDGIAGLTSAIALAKRGFEVTLIGPGIRRSNSYLAQAGIAFPVLEGDSLEAHVLDTIKAGKYINDREVVWNVISKGSEAYDFLLSLGLKFEASETEGGHSFGRVFTIRNETGKHVTKLLQLRARELGVNFVRGKVDELAVKHRKAYGVFVEGEFLRFDATVIASGGFSGLFKFTAGSPENTGLLIGDALMKGAPARDLEFVQFHPTGYIGKNGVFLISEAVRGAGAKLVTDEGERFVNELATRDIVARAIYRQMQEGKKVFLDATGIENFKRRFPQIYAFLRKDGIDPSKDSIPVSPIAHYTMGGIAVDLWYRTPVRNLYAIGEASCNGFHGANRLASNSLLECLVSGLEVARTIARERPRCREVKEPAYHGYEPGDVDALRELLWSHAGIIRSAKTLREGLKKLEDIEADPRLKLVARGVLECALAREESRGSHYREDFPAMRKTFERPSFFDGKCRL; translated from the coding sequence ATGAAAATTGGAATCGTTGGCGATGGAATAGCCGGTCTGACCTCGGCCATAGCGCTCGCCAAGAGGGGCTTTGAGGTCACTCTCATAGGCCCCGGAATCAGGAGGAGCAACTCCTACCTTGCTCAAGCTGGGATAGCCTTTCCTGTTCTCGAAGGGGATTCGCTTGAAGCTCATGTTCTCGACACAATCAAAGCCGGAAAGTACATCAACGACCGCGAGGTTGTTTGGAACGTAATCTCGAAGGGGAGCGAGGCCTACGACTTCCTGCTCTCCCTCGGCCTGAAGTTCGAGGCGAGCGAGACCGAAGGGGGCCACTCGTTCGGCAGGGTCTTCACGATTAGGAACGAGACCGGCAAGCACGTTACGAAGCTCCTCCAGCTCCGTGCTAGGGAGCTCGGCGTTAACTTCGTCAGGGGGAAAGTTGATGAGCTTGCCGTTAAACACCGAAAGGCCTACGGCGTCTTCGTCGAGGGTGAGTTCCTCCGCTTCGACGCGACTGTTATAGCTTCCGGCGGTTTCTCGGGGCTCTTCAAGTTTACAGCGGGCTCCCCGGAGAACACCGGCCTTCTCATCGGCGACGCGCTCATGAAAGGCGCTCCGGCGAGGGATTTGGAGTTCGTCCAGTTCCACCCAACCGGGTACATCGGAAAGAACGGCGTCTTCCTGATAAGCGAGGCCGTTAGGGGAGCCGGTGCCAAGCTCGTAACGGACGAGGGAGAGCGCTTCGTGAACGAATTGGCGACGAGGGACATCGTGGCGAGGGCAATCTACCGCCAGATGCAAGAGGGGAAGAAAGTCTTCCTCGACGCGACCGGGATAGAGAACTTCAAGAGGCGCTTCCCGCAGATATACGCCTTCCTGCGGAAGGACGGGATAGACCCCTCGAAGGACTCAATCCCAGTCTCGCCGATAGCCCACTACACTATGGGAGGAATAGCGGTTGACCTCTGGTACAGAACGCCCGTGAGGAACCTCTACGCGATAGGTGAAGCTTCCTGCAACGGCTTCCACGGGGCGAACAGACTGGCCAGCAACTCCCTCCTCGAGTGCCTTGTTTCCGGCCTTGAAGTTGCGAGGACGATAGCGAGGGAAAGGCCGAGGTGCAGAGAAGTCAAGGAGCCGGCCTACCACGGCTACGAGCCCGGGGACGTTGACGCGCTGAGGGAACTGCTCTGGAGTCACGCTGGAATCATCAGGAGCGCCAAAACGCTGAGAGAAGGTCTCAAGAAACTCGAGGACATCGAGGCCGACCCGAGGCTGAAACTGGTCGCGAGAGGCGTTCTCGAGTGCGCACTCGCGAGGGAAGAGAGCAGGGGAAGCCACTACCGCGAGGACTTTCCAGCTATGAGAAAGACCTTCGAGAGACCGAGCTTCTTCGATGGGAAGTGCAGGCTGTGA